A stretch of Bordetella genomosp. 13 DNA encodes these proteins:
- a CDS encoding M23 family metallopeptidase, with amino-acid sequence MTDVSTTIESPRSAGNRLRRALTWLLVLALLAGAAWWSWPRLPSVWRAPWHVLRLSMQPIPASLPVPVTGVAPRQLTDTWGASRSQGRTHEGIDIFAKRGTPVVSSTEGVVSSVGTNNLGGKVVWVLGPGRQMHYYAHLDGYADIERGDLLQQGDTVGYVGNTGNARGTPPHLHYGIYQAGGAINPYPLLTIHTRLPR; translated from the coding sequence ATGACCGACGTTTCCACGACCATTGAATCCCCGCGTTCCGCCGGTAACCGGCTGCGGCGCGCGCTGACGTGGCTGCTGGTGCTGGCGCTGCTTGCCGGCGCGGCCTGGTGGAGCTGGCCGCGCCTGCCTTCCGTATGGCGCGCTCCCTGGCACGTGCTGCGCCTTTCCATGCAGCCCATTCCCGCATCGCTGCCCGTTCCGGTAACCGGCGTGGCGCCGCGGCAGCTGACCGACACCTGGGGCGCATCGCGCAGCCAGGGCCGCACGCACGAAGGGATCGACATCTTCGCCAAGCGCGGCACGCCTGTGGTCTCCAGCACCGAAGGCGTAGTGTCCAGCGTGGGCACGAACAACCTGGGCGGCAAGGTGGTGTGGGTGCTGGGCCCGGGCCGCCAGATGCACTACTACGCGCACCTCGACGGCTACGCCGACATCGAGCGCGGCGACCTGCTGCAGCAGGGCGACACCGTGGGCTATGTGGGCAATACGGGCAACGCGCGCGGCACGCCGCCGCATCTGCACTATGGCATCTACCAGGCAGGCGGAGCGATCAACCCCTATCCCCTGCTGACGATCCATACGCGGCTGCCGCGCTGA
- a CDS encoding LysR family transcriptional regulator has protein sequence MTSLASTPETESRNVQLNDIALFVEVARRKSFSLAARALDMPTSTLSRRINQLEQAIGIRLINRNTRRLELTDAGTVYLQRCQGLIDEARLAHEQLLALSDRPKGRLGISMPYSLAIWLLPEALRDFTDRYPELDCEFDLSMRSSSDSHGTPYDVILRFGHGQEDTGADASSVVHEVQTLDSYLYASTEYLERHGEPRSPADLAQHQCLRTAIDDAYSEWNLYNGSERVRVHVDGQVAGNNISVMGTLAGLGMGITRLPYCLALDPVIKRNSLQRVLPEWRVDPISVYAVFPSNLLPAKTRAFMEFIMPMLKPAD, from the coding sequence ATGACATCTCTCGCCAGCACGCCCGAGACCGAATCGCGCAATGTGCAACTGAACGACATCGCGCTGTTCGTCGAAGTGGCGCGGCGCAAGAGCTTCAGCCTGGCCGCGCGCGCGCTGGACATGCCGACCTCCACGCTGTCGCGCCGCATCAACCAGCTCGAGCAGGCCATCGGCATACGGCTGATCAACCGCAACACGCGGCGGCTCGAACTGACGGACGCGGGCACGGTCTACCTGCAGCGCTGCCAGGGCCTGATCGACGAGGCTAGGCTGGCGCACGAACAATTGCTTGCGCTGTCCGACCGTCCGAAGGGACGGCTGGGCATCTCCATGCCCTACAGCCTGGCGATCTGGCTGTTGCCCGAAGCCCTGCGAGACTTCACCGACCGCTATCCCGAGCTGGACTGCGAGTTCGACCTGAGCATGCGCTCGAGTTCGGATTCGCACGGCACGCCGTACGACGTGATCCTGCGCTTCGGCCACGGCCAGGAAGACACGGGGGCGGACGCGAGCTCGGTGGTGCACGAGGTGCAGACGCTGGACAGCTACCTGTACGCGTCGACGGAGTATCTGGAGCGTCACGGCGAGCCGCGTTCTCCCGCCGACCTGGCGCAGCACCAATGCCTGCGCACCGCCATCGACGACGCCTATTCGGAATGGAACCTGTACAACGGCAGCGAACGCGTACGGGTGCACGTCGATGGCCAGGTGGCCGGCAACAACATCAGTGTGATGGGCACGTTGGCCGGCCTGGGCATGGGCATCACGCGGCTGCCCTACTGCCTGGCGCTGGACCCGGTGATCAAGCGCAACTCGCTGCAGCGCGTGCTGCCGGAATGGCGGGTGGACCCCATCTCGGTGTATGCGGTGTTTCCCTCCAACCTGCTGCCGGCCAAGACGCGCGCGTTCATGGAATTCATCATGCCGATGCTGAAGCCGGCGGATTGA
- a CDS encoding bifunctional 4-hydroxy-2-oxoglutarate aldolase/2-dehydro-3-deoxy-phosphogluconate aldolase, whose product MTRSDPAARRARLLQARVVPVLRYPDAAQAAYAVEVAVAAGCDTLELTCTIPGVADLVRALRDKHGDALLLGVGTVLDEDQAREALVAGADFLVSPGHTPGLVEMAHAAGALCLLGAFTPTEVLAARAADADVVKIFPADTGGPGHLAALRSVFPDTVFCPTGGVTRENMGQYFSAGAALVGIGSNLYDKQAFAARDTAALVRQIMQIRAEAGHHG is encoded by the coding sequence ATGACCCGGTCCGATCCCGCCGCGCGGCGCGCGCGCCTGCTCCAAGCACGCGTCGTGCCCGTGCTGCGCTATCCCGATGCCGCCCAGGCTGCCTACGCCGTCGAAGTGGCGGTGGCGGCCGGCTGCGACACGCTGGAACTGACCTGCACCATTCCCGGCGTGGCCGACCTGGTGCGCGCCCTGCGGGACAAGCACGGCGACGCCCTGCTGCTGGGCGTGGGAACGGTGCTGGACGAAGACCAGGCGCGCGAGGCCCTGGTGGCAGGAGCGGATTTCCTGGTGTCGCCCGGCCATACGCCAGGTCTGGTCGAGATGGCCCACGCGGCCGGCGCGCTGTGCCTGCTGGGCGCCTTCACGCCGACCGAAGTGCTCGCGGCTCGCGCCGCCGACGCCGACGTCGTCAAGATATTTCCCGCCGATACGGGCGGCCCCGGCCATCTGGCTGCCCTGCGGTCGGTCTTTCCCGACACGGTGTTCTGTCCGACCGGCGGAGTCACGCGCGAGAACATGGGCCAGTATTTCTCGGCCGGCGCGGCGCTGGTGGGCATCGGCAGCAACCTGTACGACAAGCAGGCGTTCGCCGCGCGGGACACCGCCGCGCTGGTGCGCCAGATCATGCAGATCCGCGCGGAGGCTGGTCATCATGGCTGA
- a CDS encoding sugar kinase — translation MAEYDVVGLGEAMIEFNQTRPGEPDYRQGYGGDTSNAVIAAARQGARCAYLTRVGDDAFGRQLQQLWRTEGVDTSGVKVDRDAHTGVYFVQHGPDGHEFSYLRRDSAAARMRPDDIGAGVVERARFLHVSGISLAISTSACDTVFAAMARARGAGGQVSLDSNLRLRLWPLDRARAILCEAMRHADLFLPSMDDMRHFTGHEDPQRTLDWIRQAGAPGAVVLKLGKDGAMIDADGQRVAVAGKRVQAVDATGAGDCFAGNLLARRCQGDDWLAAVRYANTAAALSTQGYGAVEPLPRPDQVQAALNQA, via the coding sequence ATGGCTGAGTACGATGTGGTCGGCCTGGGCGAGGCCATGATCGAGTTCAACCAGACCCGGCCCGGCGAGCCGGATTATCGCCAGGGCTACGGCGGCGATACCTCCAACGCCGTCATTGCGGCGGCCCGGCAGGGCGCGCGCTGCGCCTATCTCACGCGCGTGGGCGACGACGCCTTCGGCCGGCAATTGCAGCAGCTGTGGCGCACCGAAGGCGTGGACACCTCAGGCGTGAAGGTCGACCGCGACGCGCACACCGGCGTCTACTTCGTGCAGCATGGCCCGGACGGCCACGAATTCAGCTATCTGCGGCGCGACTCCGCCGCCGCGCGCATGCGTCCCGACGACATCGGCGCCGGAGTGGTCGAGCGCGCGCGCTTCCTGCACGTGTCCGGCATCAGCCTGGCCATCAGCACCAGCGCGTGCGACACCGTGTTCGCGGCGATGGCCCGTGCGCGCGGCGCGGGCGGGCAGGTCAGCCTGGATTCCAACTTGCGCCTGCGGCTGTGGCCGCTGGACCGCGCCCGCGCCATCCTGTGCGAAGCCATGCGGCATGCCGACCTGTTCCTGCCGAGCATGGACGACATGCGCCATTTCACGGGTCACGAAGACCCGCAGCGCACGCTGGACTGGATACGGCAGGCGGGCGCGCCGGGCGCGGTCGTGCTGAAGCTGGGCAAGGACGGCGCAATGATCGATGCGGATGGGCAGCGCGTCGCGGTGGCGGGCAAGCGCGTGCAGGCGGTCGATGCCACGGGCGCGGGCGACTGCTTTGCCGGCAACCTGCTGGCCCGGCGCTGCCAGGGCGACGACTGGCTGGCGGCCGTGCGTTATGCCAACACGGCGGCAGCCTTGTCCACGCAGGGCTATGGCGCCGTCGAACCCTTGCCGCGTCCCGACCAGGTACAGGCGGCGCTGAATCAGGCATGA
- a CDS encoding excinuclease ABC subunit UvrA has protein sequence MSSEIRIVGARQNNLKNLDLTIATGELVVVTGVSGSGKSSLAFDTLYAEGQRRYVETFSPYARQFLDRMDKPQVDRIEGILPAIAIDQTNPVRSSRSTVGTMTELNDHLKLLYARGAALHCRCCGKVVRRDSPDSIHRSVAERAEAAGDPRLVITFPLAVPANFTEDEVRGFLDQQGYTRVHAEEAPRESTVPKVVSRGKTKGKGKAAEPMEARRILHVVQDRFRFAGAERERVMEALDTALRMGAGHVAVHVAGDDGQDSAVWKYSDHLHCADCDIEYSDALPSSFSFNSPLGACESCRGFGRVIGIDLGLVIPDENKTLLEGAIKPWQTPSFKECQDDLVKYAPRAGVPLSVPWKSLSADQRDWVLNGAADWKGGNQAWKTQWYGVHRFFEWLESKAYKMHVRVLLSKYRSYTPCPTCRGARLKPGSLLWRLGTRAEADAALAPGHVADTVSDGQAADAAQAARQGGRQYHRFMPAGVDWTREQLDALDGLSVHDMMLLPIERVRRFFDALRLEGVMDAASDLLLTEVRARLRFLCDVGLGYLTLDRQSRTLSGGEVQRINLTTALGTSLVNTLFVLDEPSIGLHPRDMHRVVEVMHRLRDAGNTLVVVEHDPQVMVAADRIIDIGPGPGERGGRIVFDGTPDQLRTATTLTGDYLGGRQRVEAPRPMPVARNTPRLVLEGARAHNLRNVSVELPLGRLVCVTGVSGSGKSTLVQDVLYPALLKQQGKPTEAPGEFDRLLGAEQIAEVVMVDQTPIGKTARSNPASYVGAFDAIRKLYAQAPLSRERGYTAGIFSFNSGDGRCPTCGGTGFEHVEMQFLSDVYLRCPDCDGKRFRPEVLEVRIEHLGNSASIDQVLDMTVSEALEFFKGLRDVQTGLAPLADVGLEYVRLGQPVPTLSGGEAQRLKLAGHLAEAARSGISTAKVAKKGSLFLFDEPTTGLHFDDVARLMRAFRKLLAAGHTLLVIEHNLDVIRAADWLIDLGPDGGDAGGELVGVGTPQDLMDNPRSYTGQALREYQGSVLPASPVPADVVVASDMDAQEAEQAGLTAVLAEPHTPYGAEAASGTPLQSLMRRRRKASQAIEILNAREHNLKNVSVEIPRDKFTVITGVSGSGKSTLAFDILFNEGQRRYLESLNAYARAIVQPAGKPDVDAIFGIPPTVAIEQRTSRGGRKSTVATMTEIHHFLRLLYMKLGTQYCPDCKVPVEPQNTDQIVARLLREQKGEHIGILAPLVTARKGYYTDLAKWAAGKGHTHLRVDGAFIPVSPWPRLDRYKEHTIELPVADLVVDPAREGELREAVKSALEHGQGVLSVVWPVNRLHEALDTDLHQQHFSVKRACPSCGTSFPEPDPRLFSYNSKHGWCTGCYGTGLQLQGFDEEQTGEETAWNAWYEGEAKPCSVCHGQRLNRVALAVRWRDRSIAELASLPVSDAHTFFTGLVARGREGEIARDILAEIRGRLTFMQEVGLGYLALDRAAPTLSGGEAQRIRLAAQLGSNLQGVCYVLDEPTIGLHPRDNRILLDALAKLEGNGNTLVVVEHDDDTIRRASHIIDIGPGAGVRGGRVVAQGTAQDLVESPESVTGRYLAKPLAHPLNGRRPIDADTPMLQIQGARLHNLRSVDARIPVGRLTVVTGVSGSGKSTLAREVLLDNLTQAVSQRKAPTWAGCTRITGWEVLDRVLEVDQTPIGKTPRSCPATYVGFWDDVRKLFADMREARVRGWTAARFSFNTGDGRCPVCEGQGMRTIEMSFLPDVKVPCDACNGARFNSDTLSVQMRDKNAGQVLSMEVDDAIGYFAAHPKIQRPLQLMQDVGLGYLTLGQPSPTLSGGEAQRIKLVTELSKARLTEGVFKTGRASRAPHTLYVLDEPTVGLSMADVEKLVHVLHRLVEAGNTVVVIEHNLDVIAEADWLLDLGPEGGTGGGQLVAEGSPENVMAAQGNSHTGRILREFMDQTQQA, from the coding sequence ATGAGCTCCGAAATCCGCATCGTTGGCGCGCGCCAGAACAATCTCAAGAACCTCGACCTGACCATCGCCACCGGCGAACTGGTCGTCGTCACCGGCGTTTCGGGTTCGGGCAAAAGTTCGCTGGCCTTCGACACCCTGTATGCCGAAGGCCAGCGCCGCTACGTGGAAACCTTCTCGCCCTATGCGCGCCAGTTCCTGGATCGCATGGACAAGCCGCAGGTCGATCGCATAGAAGGCATCCTGCCCGCCATCGCCATCGACCAGACGAATCCGGTGCGCAGTTCGCGCAGCACGGTCGGCACCATGACCGAGCTGAACGACCACCTGAAGCTGCTGTACGCCCGCGGCGCCGCGCTGCACTGCCGCTGCTGCGGCAAGGTGGTGCGGCGCGACTCGCCCGACTCGATCCATCGCTCGGTGGCCGAGCGGGCCGAGGCCGCGGGCGACCCGCGCCTGGTGATCACGTTCCCGCTGGCCGTGCCGGCCAACTTCACCGAAGACGAGGTGCGCGGCTTCCTCGACCAGCAGGGCTACACGCGCGTGCATGCCGAAGAGGCGCCGCGGGAAAGCACCGTGCCGAAGGTAGTGTCGCGCGGCAAGACCAAAGGCAAGGGCAAGGCGGCCGAGCCCATGGAGGCGCGCCGCATCCTGCACGTGGTGCAGGACCGCTTCCGCTTCGCCGGGGCCGAGCGCGAACGCGTGATGGAAGCGCTCGATACCGCGCTGCGCATGGGCGCCGGACACGTGGCGGTGCACGTCGCGGGCGACGACGGCCAGGACAGTGCCGTCTGGAAATACAGCGACCACCTGCACTGCGCCGACTGCGACATCGAGTACAGCGACGCGCTGCCCAGCAGCTTCTCGTTCAATTCGCCGCTGGGGGCCTGCGAAAGCTGCCGCGGCTTCGGCCGCGTCATCGGCATCGACCTGGGCCTGGTGATACCGGACGAGAACAAGACCCTGCTCGAAGGCGCCATCAAGCCCTGGCAGACGCCATCGTTCAAGGAATGCCAGGACGACCTGGTCAAGTACGCGCCGCGCGCCGGCGTGCCGCTGTCCGTGCCCTGGAAATCGCTGAGCGCGGACCAGCGCGACTGGGTGCTGAACGGCGCGGCCGACTGGAAGGGCGGCAACCAGGCCTGGAAGACGCAGTGGTACGGCGTGCACCGTTTCTTCGAATGGCTGGAAAGCAAGGCCTACAAGATGCACGTGCGGGTGCTGCTGTCGAAGTACCGCAGCTACACGCCCTGCCCCACTTGCCGCGGCGCGCGGCTGAAGCCGGGCTCGCTGCTGTGGCGCCTGGGTACGCGCGCGGAAGCGGATGCGGCGCTGGCGCCTGGCCATGTGGCCGACACGGTGTCGGACGGCCAGGCCGCGGACGCCGCGCAGGCCGCGCGGCAGGGCGGCAGGCAATACCACCGCTTCATGCCCGCCGGCGTGGACTGGACGCGCGAGCAGCTCGATGCGCTGGACGGTCTGTCCGTGCACGACATGATGCTGCTGCCCATCGAACGCGTGCGCCGGTTCTTCGACGCGCTGCGGCTCGAGGGCGTAATGGATGCCGCGTCCGACCTGCTGCTTACCGAGGTGCGCGCGCGCCTGCGCTTCCTGTGCGACGTGGGCCTGGGCTACCTGACGCTCGACCGGCAAAGCCGCACGCTGTCCGGCGGCGAGGTGCAGCGCATCAACCTGACCACCGCGCTGGGCACCTCGCTGGTGAACACGCTGTTCGTGCTGGACGAGCCCTCCATCGGCCTGCACCCGCGTGACATGCATCGCGTGGTCGAGGTCATGCACCGGCTGCGCGACGCGGGCAACACGCTGGTGGTGGTGGAACACGATCCGCAGGTGATGGTGGCGGCCGACCGCATCATCGACATCGGCCCCGGCCCGGGCGAGCGCGGCGGACGCATCGTCTTCGACGGCACGCCGGACCAACTGCGCACGGCCACCACGCTGACGGGCGATTACCTGGGCGGCCGCCAGCGCGTCGAGGCGCCGCGGCCCATGCCGGTGGCGCGCAACACGCCGCGCCTCGTTCTCGAAGGCGCGCGCGCCCACAATCTGCGCAACGTATCCGTCGAGCTGCCGCTGGGCCGGCTGGTGTGCGTCACGGGCGTATCTGGCTCGGGCAAGTCGACCCTGGTGCAGGACGTGCTGTATCCCGCGCTGCTGAAGCAGCAGGGCAAGCCCACCGAGGCCCCCGGCGAATTCGATCGGCTGCTGGGCGCCGAACAGATCGCCGAGGTCGTCATGGTCGACCAGACGCCCATCGGCAAGACCGCGCGTTCCAACCCCGCCAGCTACGTGGGCGCCTTCGACGCCATCCGCAAGCTGTATGCGCAGGCGCCGCTGTCGCGCGAGCGCGGCTATACGGCCGGCATCTTCAGCTTCAACAGCGGCGACGGCCGCTGCCCCACCTGCGGCGGCACGGGCTTCGAACACGTCGAGATGCAGTTCCTGTCCGACGTGTACCTGCGCTGCCCCGACTGCGACGGCAAGCGCTTCCGGCCGGAAGTGCTCGAGGTCCGCATCGAGCACCTGGGCAACAGCGCGTCCATCGACCAGGTGCTGGACATGACGGTCAGCGAGGCGCTCGAGTTCTTCAAGGGCCTGCGCGACGTGCAGACCGGCCTGGCGCCGCTGGCCGACGTGGGGCTCGAGTACGTACGGCTGGGCCAGCCCGTGCCCACGCTGTCGGGCGGCGAGGCGCAGCGCCTGAAGCTGGCCGGTCACCTGGCCGAGGCGGCGCGCAGCGGCATCTCCACCGCCAAGGTGGCCAAGAAAGGCAGCCTGTTCCTGTTCGACGAGCCCACCACGGGCCTGCACTTCGACGACGTGGCGCGCCTGATGCGCGCCTTCCGCAAGCTGCTGGCGGCGGGCCATACGCTGCTGGTGATCGAGCACAACCTCGACGTGATCCGCGCGGCCGACTGGCTGATCGACCTTGGTCCCGACGGCGGCGACGCCGGCGGCGAACTGGTGGGCGTGGGCACGCCGCAAGACCTGATGGACAACCCGCGCTCGTACACCGGACAGGCCCTGCGCGAGTACCAGGGCTCGGTGCTGCCGGCCTCGCCCGTGCCGGCCGACGTGGTGGTGGCCAGCGACATGGACGCGCAAGAAGCCGAGCAGGCGGGCCTGACGGCCGTGCTGGCCGAGCCTCACACGCCGTATGGCGCCGAAGCGGCCAGTGGCACCCCGTTGCAATCGCTGATGCGCCGCCGGCGCAAGGCAAGCCAGGCCATCGAGATCCTGAACGCGCGCGAGCACAACCTGAAGAACGTCAGCGTGGAGATCCCGCGCGACAAGTTCACGGTGATCACCGGCGTGTCGGGCTCGGGCAAGTCGACGCTGGCCTTCGACATCCTGTTCAACGAAGGGCAGCGCCGCTACCTGGAATCGCTGAACGCCTATGCGCGCGCCATCGTGCAGCCGGCGGGCAAGCCCGACGTGGACGCTATCTTCGGCATCCCGCCCACCGTGGCGATCGAGCAGCGCACCAGCCGCGGCGGGCGCAAGTCCACCGTGGCCACGATGACCGAGATCCATCACTTCCTGCGGCTGCTGTACATGAAGCTGGGCACGCAGTACTGCCCCGACTGCAAGGTGCCGGTCGAGCCGCAGAACACCGACCAGATCGTGGCGCGGCTGCTGCGCGAGCAGAAAGGCGAACACATCGGCATCCTGGCGCCGCTGGTGACGGCGCGCAAGGGCTACTACACCGACCTGGCCAAGTGGGCCGCGGGCAAGGGCCACACGCACCTGCGCGTGGACGGCGCCTTCATTCCGGTGTCGCCGTGGCCGCGCCTGGACCGCTACAAAGAACACACCATCGAGCTGCCGGTGGCCGACCTCGTGGTCGATCCCGCGCGCGAGGGCGAACTGCGCGAAGCCGTGAAAAGCGCGCTGGAACATGGCCAGGGCGTGCTCAGCGTGGTGTGGCCGGTGAACAGGCTGCACGAGGCGCTGGACACCGACCTGCACCAGCAGCACTTCTCGGTGAAGCGCGCCTGCCCTTCTTGCGGCACCAGCTTCCCCGAACCCGATCCGCGGCTGTTCTCGTACAACTCCAAGCACGGCTGGTGCACCGGCTGCTACGGCACGGGCCTGCAATTGCAGGGCTTCGATGAAGAGCAGACCGGCGAGGAGACCGCCTGGAACGCCTGGTACGAGGGCGAGGCCAAGCCATGCAGCGTGTGCCACGGGCAGCGGCTCAACCGCGTGGCCCTGGCGGTGCGCTGGCGCGACCGTTCCATCGCCGAACTGGCCTCGCTGCCGGTCAGCGACGCGCATACCTTCTTCACCGGCCTGGTCGCACGCGGCCGCGAGGGCGAGATCGCGCGCGACATCCTGGCCGAGATCCGCGGCCGGCTGACCTTCATGCAGGAGGTCGGGCTGGGCTACCTGGCGCTGGACCGCGCCGCGCCCACGCTGTCTGGCGGCGAGGCGCAGCGCATCCGGCTGGCCGCCCAGCTGGGCTCGAACCTGCAGGGCGTGTGCTACGTGCTGGACGAACCCACCATCGGCCTGCACCCGCGCGACAACCGCATCCTGCTCGACGCGCTGGCCAAGCTGGAAGGCAACGGCAACACACTGGTGGTGGTGGAGCATGACGACGACACCATCCGCCGCGCCTCGCACATCATCGACATCGGCCCCGGCGCGGGCGTACGCGGCGGCCGCGTCGTGGCGCAGGGCACGGCGCAAGACCTGGTGGAATCCCCCGAGTCGGTCACGGGCCGCTATCTGGCCAAGCCGCTGGCCCATCCGCTGAACGGCCGCCGGCCCATCGATGCCGATACGCCCATGCTGCAGATCCAGGGCGCGCGGCTGCACAACCTGCGCAGCGTGGACGCGCGCATTCCGGTCGGTCGCCTCACCGTGGTCACCGGCGTATCGGGCTCGGGCAAGTCCACGCTGGCGCGCGAAGTGCTGCTGGACAACCTGACCCAGGCGGTCTCGCAGCGCAAGGCGCCCACCTGGGCCGGCTGCACGCGCATCACCGGCTGGGAAGTGCTGGATCGCGTGCTCGAGGTCGACCAGACGCCTATCGGCAAGACGCCGCGCTCGTGCCCGGCCACCTACGTGGGCTTCTGGGACGACGTGCGCAAGCTGTTCGCCGACATGCGCGAGGCGCGCGTGCGCGGCTGGACCGCCGCGCGCTTCTCGTTCAACACCGGCGACGGCCGCTGCCCGGTCTGCGAAGGCCAGGGCATGCGAACCATCGAGATGAGCTTCCTGCCCGACGTGAAGGTGCCGTGCGATGCCTGCAACGGCGCGCGCTTCAACAGCGATACGCTCAGCGTGCAGATGCGCGACAAGAATGCCGGCCAGGTGCTGTCCATGGAAGTGGACGACGCCATCGGCTACTTCGCGGCGCATCCGAAGATCCAGCGGCCCCTGCAGCTGATGCAGGACGTGGGGCTTGGCTATCTGACCCTGGGCCAGCCCTCGCCCACCCTGTCCGGCGGCGAGGCGCAGCGCATCAAGCTGGTGACCGAACTGTCCAAGGCCAGGCTCACCGAAGGGGTGTTCAAGACGGGACGCGCCTCGCGCGCGCCGCACACGCTGTACGTGCTGGACGAGCCTACGGTGGGACTGTCGATGGCCGACGTCGAGAAGCTGGTGCACGTGCTGCACCGGCTGGTCGAGGCCGGCAACACGGTGGTCGTCATCGAACACAATCTCGACGTGATCGCCGAGGCCGACTGGCTGCTGGACCTGGGCCCCGAAGGCGGAACGGGCGGCGGCCAGCTGGTGGCCGAAGGCTCGCCCGAAAACGTGATGGCCGCGCAAGGCAATTCGCATACCGGGCGGATACTGCGCGAGTTCATGGACCAGACGCAGCAGGCCTGA
- a CDS encoding glycosyltransferase family 2 protein: MTDPQCLFSVVTPTYNRGDTLPRVYASLARQTCRDFEWVVVDDGSTDATHQIVLAWQARANFRIRYVWQRNRHKKAAINRGVREAAGKFLIALDSDDELAPDALDIFREEWNAIPHALRDSYVSVTGLCARPDGSIVGDRYPDDLRDGTAIDMYFHHRVRGEKFSCMRTEVLRRFPYPEDVEGFVPESLVWWKIARAGYRQRFVNRVVRIYHDTSGSLTRGGVSAGNVQGLYLLAWDMLQHHMPLFRRRPRVFLMAAARYTRFRLHLERSGLPSAIGKYRLTQPGALALVWLLWPLGYALYRRDRHRQVW, encoded by the coding sequence ATGACCGATCCACAATGTCTATTTTCGGTCGTCACACCGACCTACAACCGGGGTGACACGCTGCCGCGGGTCTATGCATCGCTGGCCAGGCAGACGTGCCGCGACTTCGAATGGGTGGTGGTGGACGACGGTTCCACCGACGCCACGCACCAGATCGTGCTGGCCTGGCAGGCTCGCGCGAATTTTCGCATACGCTACGTGTGGCAGCGCAACCGGCACAAGAAGGCGGCGATCAACCGCGGCGTGCGCGAGGCCGCCGGCAAGTTCCTGATCGCGCTGGACAGCGACGACGAGCTGGCGCCCGATGCGCTGGACATCTTCCGCGAAGAGTGGAACGCGATACCCCACGCGCTGCGCGATTCCTACGTCTCCGTCACGGGCCTGTGCGCGCGCCCCGACGGCAGCATCGTCGGCGACCGCTATCCCGATGACCTGCGCGACGGCACGGCCATCGACATGTATTTCCATCATCGCGTGCGCGGCGAGAAGTTCAGCTGTATGCGCACCGAGGTGCTGCGGCGCTTTCCGTATCCCGAGGACGTCGAAGGCTTCGTGCCGGAAAGCCTGGTCTGGTGGAAGATCGCGCGCGCGGGCTATCGGCAGCGCTTCGTCAACCGCGTGGTGCGCATCTATCACGATACGTCGGGCAGCCTGACCCGCGGCGGGGTCTCGGCAGGCAACGTGCAGGGCCTGTACCTGCTGGCCTGGGACATGCTGCAGCATCACATGCCGCTGTTTCGACGCCGGCCGCGCGTGTTCCTCATGGCCGCGGCCCGCTATACGCGCTTCCGCCTGCATCTCGAGCGCTCGGGCCTGCCCAGCGCCATCGGCAAGTACCGGCTCACGCAGCCGGGCGCGCTGGCGCTGGTGTGGCTGCTGTGGCCGCTGGGCTACGCGTTGTACCGGCGCGATCGGCACCGGCAGGTGTGGTAG